Proteins encoded within one genomic window of bacterium:
- a CDS encoding TonB-dependent receptor — protein MRQATHSYTIKSFAFLFAILLLALAVPAQAQEGTLNGDVKDSDGLPLPGVIVTAAGGGVTKNAYTDAEGRFVIGGLAAGNYDVSAELSGFVTITQMDVAVSAGDNNVSFVMRPGGLTELMVVTASKVETPLINAPATMSVVTSETIESTPAQNYADLLRSVPGLNVVQTSARDINMTSRQASSTLATSQLALLDGRSIYLDFFGFIAWDFLPVNFSEIKQIEVIRGPASAVWGANAQTGVVNIITKTPRETPGFQILVSGGAFDRDVDDGEQLDTGTSFGTNVRFAQAVDDTWSYKISAGYFTQDALARPAGTVPVCLPNIEQDGCPGISSQTGGAPYARVAYENRGTSQPKIDFRLDQEVDEETRLSYSAGYAGTEGIVHTGIGPFDIDSGSFVFYGKVNYSLGDFKLNFFTNILDADSANLLTRGANGQFLSFTFKTQTYDIETAHSMLIRDKHILSFGGNYRRNNFELELAQEAEDRNEVGGYIQDEFFTDKFRLVLGARVDKFSVIEDPVFSPRITFMFKPSPSQAIRASFNRAFRSPSAINNFLDTAIIFAAVDLRPFGIPVPVFPIIVPAFGNPDLKEESLTAYEIGYTGEFGGRTSVSASFYINDSDDNINFVPTGVYSSANLPPLWAANGLPAFLFDIVSASQGGPFPSGFTYLNIGPLRQHGFELGVDSIVTDNVSVFANYSWQGDPKILDPDSDQLRYPDSELIFPPKHRFNAGMNYNSGRYLASAALNYTSEAFWTDVLSSVFHGPTEAFTTVSGSFGVRWLDGRITTALKVNNIFDDRVQQHIFGDIIQRSWFAEVMFNF, from the coding sequence ATGCGGCAAGCGACACATTCTTACACGATAAAAAGTTTTGCATTTCTATTCGCAATTCTCCTTCTGGCTCTTGCGGTTCCCGCACAAGCGCAAGAAGGAACTCTCAACGGTGATGTGAAGGACTCGGATGGATTGCCTCTTCCAGGAGTCATCGTTACGGCAGCGGGTGGCGGCGTAACTAAAAACGCATACACCGATGCTGAGGGAAGATTTGTAATCGGTGGCCTGGCTGCCGGGAACTACGATGTTTCAGCAGAATTGTCAGGCTTCGTTACGATCACGCAGATGGATGTCGCCGTTAGTGCAGGTGATAATAACGTTTCGTTTGTGATGAGACCGGGCGGGCTGACAGAACTGATGGTAGTGACAGCTTCGAAAGTGGAAACTCCTTTGATCAATGCTCCGGCCACGATGAGCGTTGTAACCAGTGAAACGATCGAAAGCACGCCGGCGCAAAATTATGCCGACTTGCTGCGATCGGTGCCGGGACTGAATGTCGTGCAGACTTCAGCTCGTGACATCAACATGACCAGCCGTCAGGCCTCTTCTACGCTTGCTACTTCGCAACTTGCACTGCTCGATGGGCGTTCGATCTATCTGGATTTCTTTGGTTTCATTGCATGGGACTTCTTGCCGGTCAATTTTAGCGAAATCAAACAAATCGAAGTGATACGTGGTCCGGCTTCGGCGGTGTGGGGAGCCAACGCCCAGACAGGTGTTGTGAACATCATAACGAAAACACCCCGGGAAACACCGGGGTTTCAGATTCTTGTGAGCGGTGGCGCTTTCGATCGCGATGTAGATGATGGCGAGCAGCTGGATACGGGCACATCCTTTGGAACCAACGTCCGGTTCGCTCAAGCGGTTGACGACACCTGGTCTTATAAAATTTCAGCGGGCTATTTCACTCAGGATGCCTTAGCGCGGCCTGCAGGAACAGTTCCCGTGTGTTTGCCAAACATAGAGCAGGATGGATGTCCTGGAATTAGTTCGCAAACGGGCGGAGCTCCTTACGCGCGCGTGGCCTATGAAAACCGCGGCACAAGCCAGCCAAAAATTGATTTCCGGTTGGATCAAGAAGTCGATGAAGAAACCAGGCTTTCCTATTCTGCAGGGTACGCAGGAACAGAGGGGATCGTGCATACCGGCATCGGGCCCTTTGACATCGATAGCGGCTCCTTTGTGTTTTACGGCAAAGTCAATTACAGCCTCGGCGATTTCAAACTCAACTTCTTCACCAACATTCTGGATGCAGATTCCGCCAACTTGCTGACCCGTGGAGCGAATGGCCAATTCTTGTCCTTCACATTCAAAACACAAACCTACGACATTGAAACTGCGCATTCGATGCTGATTCGCGACAAACACATTTTGAGTTTTGGGGGAAATTACAGACGAAATAATTTTGAGCTTGAACTAGCTCAGGAAGCTGAAGACCGGAATGAGGTTGGCGGTTATATCCAGGATGAATTCTTCACCGATAAGTTTCGTCTCGTTCTGGGAGCAAGAGTCGATAAATTCAGCGTAATTGAGGATCCTGTATTTTCTCCGCGCATCACTTTCATGTTCAAACCGTCTCCTTCACAAGCCATCCGCGCATCATTCAACCGCGCGTTTCGTTCACCTTCTGCGATTAACAACTTCCTGGATACGGCAATCATTTTTGCCGCAGTGGATCTTCGTCCGTTCGGGATTCCGGTTCCTGTTTTCCCGATCATCGTTCCGGCATTCGGTAATCCCGATTTGAAAGAGGAATCCCTGACCGCTTACGAGATCGGCTACACAGGAGAGTTCGGCGGCCGCACTTCGGTGAGCGCCAGCTTTTACATCAATGACTCAGACGACAATATTAACTTTGTGCCCACCGGCGTCTATTCTTCCGCAAACCTGCCTCCGCTCTGGGCAGCCAACGGATTGCCGGCGTTTCTATTTGACATTGTTTCCGCTTCACAAGGCGGTCCTTTCCCTTCCGGCTTTACTTATTTGAATATTGGACCGCTACGCCAGCACGGATTTGAGCTGGGTGTGGATAGCATCGTTACAGATAATGTTTCCGTTTTTGCAAATTATTCGTGGCAGGGCGATCCCAAAATTCTGGATCCGGATTCCGATCAGCTACGATATCCTGATTCGGAGTTGATTTTCCCGCCGAAACACCGTTTCAACGCAGGAATGAATTACAACAGCGGGCGTTATCTGGCAAGCGCCGCTTTGAATTACACCAGTGAAGCATTCTGGACGGATGTGCTTTCCTCCGTATTTCACGGTCCGACCGAAGCCTTCACAACGGTGAGCGGATCCTTCGGAGTTCGCTGGCTCGACGGCCGCATCACAACAGCGTTGAAGGTCAACAACATTTTTGATGACAGAGTTCAGCAACACATATTCGGCGATATCATCCAGCGTTCCTGGTTCGCAGAAGTGATGTTCAACTTCTAA
- a CDS encoding glycosyltransferase family 2 protein: MIEQHLDLSIVVPVYNEEENIPDLMSSITAAMHGFTESYEIVLVDDGSTDNSFVLLKSLAQRDPHIRLIRFGINYGQTAALAAGFHHAKGKVIVTMDADLQNDPTDIPLLMEKIQEGYDVVSGWRKERHDHFWSRRLPSVAANLVISKITGLKLRDYGCTLKAYRREIIRHIELYGEMHRFIPALARWAGATVTEIVVKHHPRTKGKSKYGLSRTVRVMLDLFVVKFLMTYSTQPIQIFGGLGLLCLFLSFLTFAVVLGLRLFAGVDMSGNPLLYASFTGIMLSVMLLLMGLNAELQARTYHESQRKPIYVVREIVHYPEIASLTEIDADQFPMARN; this comes from the coding sequence ATGATTGAGCAACATCTTGACCTCTCGATTGTGGTTCCCGTATACAACGAAGAGGAAAACATACCGGATTTGATGAGCTCGATTACCGCTGCGATGCACGGTTTTACGGAGAGCTACGAGATCGTTCTGGTGGATGACGGAAGCACCGACAACTCTTTCGTTCTTCTAAAGAGCCTGGCGCAACGGGATCCGCACATTCGATTGATCCGGTTTGGGATCAACTACGGGCAGACCGCGGCGCTGGCAGCCGGGTTTCATCATGCAAAAGGGAAGGTGATTGTTACGATGGATGCGGATCTGCAAAATGATCCGACCGATATTCCTTTGCTGATGGAAAAAATACAGGAAGGTTATGACGTGGTCAGCGGTTGGCGCAAAGAACGCCATGATCATTTCTGGTCTCGCAGGCTGCCGTCGGTTGCTGCAAACCTCGTCATCTCCAAAATCACAGGCCTGAAATTGCGTGATTATGGCTGCACTCTGAAAGCTTACAGGCGCGAAATCATCCGTCACATCGAGCTCTACGGTGAAATGCATCGATTCATTCCGGCACTGGCACGCTGGGCAGGCGCAACCGTCACAGAGATCGTTGTGAAACATCATCCGCGCACAAAGGGCAAATCTAAATACGGACTCTCCCGCACAGTGCGCGTCATGTTGGATCTTTTCGTCGTGAAATTCTTAATGACTTATTCAACCCAACCGATTCAAATCTTTGGCGGTCTAGGGCTCCTTTGTCTTTTTCTTTCCTTTCTTACATTCGCGGTTGTCCTCGGTTTGCGCCTCTTTGCCGGAGTCGATATGAGCGGCAATCCGTTGTTGTATGCATCTTTTACTGGAATCATGTTGTCGGTTATGCTGCTGTTGATGGGTTTGAATGCCGAGTTGCAGGCGCGCACGTATCACGAGTCGCAGCGGAAGCCGATTTACGTGGTTCGCGAGATTGTGCATTATCCGGAAATCGCATCTTTAACAGAAATCGACGCAGATCAGTTTCCCATGGCCCGAAACTGA
- the solA gene encoding N-methyl-L-tryptophan oxidase has protein sequence MISTFDVAILGTGTMGSAAAYFLSKSGLKVVAFERFRVVHEMGSHSGSTRIIRHAYHESPDYVPLVLRSDELWLELEKITARPLLIRTGGMDLGPVEGTVVDQALLACRTHSLPYEHLNATEVLRRWPQFNIPDNWHACFDPNMGFLMVDDCIAAYANAAKSLGARIHENEQVLSFDCASAIRIHTDKGDYEAGKMVVCAGAWNQKLLRDLHLPLTIKRKALVWLQTQNPENFEVGKFPIFLTDTPVGLLYGFPIHKHPGLKIANHHDAGPAVDPDYVDREFHSGDAKDARDFALRHLRGVTSNVLEGKICLYTLTPDEDFLIDLHPENKNVAIAAGFSGHGFKFAPVVAEILSDLVQKGTTDHPVQKFQLSRFFN, from the coding sequence ATGATCTCGACATTTGACGTCGCGATTCTTGGCACCGGCACGATGGGAAGTGCGGCTGCTTATTTCCTTTCGAAATCCGGATTGAAAGTCGTTGCGTTCGAACGTTTTCGCGTGGTCCATGAAATGGGAAGCCATAGCGGGTCAACCAGAATCATCCGGCATGCCTATCACGAATCTCCGGATTATGTGCCGCTCGTTTTGCGGTCCGATGAGCTCTGGCTTGAGCTGGAAAAAATCACAGCCAGACCATTGTTGATACGCACCGGCGGAATGGATCTGGGTCCGGTAGAGGGTACCGTGGTGGATCAAGCTCTGCTCGCCTGCCGTACTCATTCTTTACCCTATGAACATCTCAATGCAACGGAAGTCCTGCGGCGGTGGCCGCAGTTCAACATTCCGGATAACTGGCATGCGTGTTTCGATCCCAACATGGGTTTTCTAATGGTGGATGATTGCATAGCCGCTTATGCAAACGCTGCGAAATCGCTTGGCGCCAGGATTCACGAAAATGAGCAGGTGCTCTCCTTTGATTGCGCCTCTGCGATCCGGATCCACACCGATAAAGGTGATTATGAAGCCGGCAAAATGGTTGTCTGCGCAGGCGCGTGGAATCAGAAACTGCTTCGAGATCTGCATTTACCGCTTACGATCAAACGGAAAGCGCTGGTCTGGCTGCAGACTCAAAACCCCGAAAACTTTGAAGTGGGAAAGTTTCCGATCTTTCTAACTGATACGCCGGTGGGCCTGCTTTACGGTTTTCCCATTCACAAACACCCCGGTTTGAAAATTGCAAATCACCATGATGCGGGTCCGGCAGTGGATCCGGATTACGTGGATCGTGAGTTCCACTCTGGCGATGCTAAAGACGCTCGAGATTTCGCGCTGAGGCACTTGCGCGGCGTTACTTCGAATGTATTAGAAGGGAAGATCTGCCTTTACACACTCACACCCGACGAAGATTTCCTGATTGATCTGCATCCGGAGAACAAGAACGTAGCCATCGCGGCAGGTTTTTCAGGCCATGGATTCAAATTCGCGCCTGTGGTCGCCGAAATTCTGTCCGACCTCGTTCAAAAAGGAACCACCGATCATCCAGTTCAAAAATTCCAGCTATCCCGTTTTTTTAATTGA
- a CDS encoding ATP-binding protein has translation MQDYEKLGVFYLGREYDLETGKRTDNPVLYDSRDLVTHAVCVGMTGSGKTGLCICLLEEAAIDHIPSIVIDPKGDLANLLLTFPDLTTEEFSPWINEEEAAQKGITAEALAAKQAQLWRNGLAEWDQDAERIRKLKESCDFTVYTPGSNAGTPVSILKSFAAPAREIQEDSELVRDKITTTATSLLSLLGMDANPLTSREHILLSTIFDLGWKQGDLDLPEIIHQIQTPPVTKIGVIDLESFFPAKERFAFALSINHLLAAPGFDVWFQGEPLNVESLLFTSDGKPRVSIFSIAHLNDAEQMFFVTLLLTQVLGWVRTQPGTSSLRAILYMDEIFGYFPPVANPPSKQPVLTLLKQARAFGLGVVLATQNPVDLDYKGLANAGTWFIGRLQTERDKARLLEGLEGVAAGGQLFDRAGMEQVLAGLSTRIFLMKNVHEQEPVLFESRWALSYLAGPLTRAQIQKLKKPLRAQTVEVVAAPASPSSTVAAAAERPVLPPEVTQYFLPIRGSDAAVYAPKLWGSAKIFYADAKVGIAAEQEISLLNDFNADWDNSERMDVAEGDLDKFPPLDAAYADLPPEAASPKSYAVWKRSFADWLFRTQSLKLFKSNLLGQISRPSETEKDFRIRLQQAAREERDRQIEKLRQKYSARIASLQDRIRRAEQTVEREKQQAQQQKVQTAISFGTTVLGALFGRKKLSTSTLGRATTAARGMGRSMKETQDIARAEESVMVLQKQLADLEEQLKIEARELETRIDPQTETFQTVEMRPKKINISVKNVALAWVPQQSDKNA, from the coding sequence ATGCAGGATTATGAAAAATTAGGTGTTTTTTATCTCGGTCGCGAGTACGATCTCGAAACAGGCAAACGAACGGACAATCCAGTCCTGTACGATTCCAGGGACCTGGTGACGCATGCGGTTTGCGTTGGAATGACGGGAAGCGGAAAGACGGGACTTTGCATTTGTCTGTTGGAAGAAGCAGCCATCGATCATATTCCTTCTATTGTAATAGATCCCAAAGGGGATCTTGCGAATCTGCTCTTAACATTTCCCGATTTAACGACAGAGGAGTTTTCGCCCTGGATCAACGAAGAAGAAGCGGCGCAGAAGGGGATAACCGCGGAAGCACTCGCGGCAAAGCAGGCGCAGTTATGGAGAAATGGTCTGGCGGAGTGGGATCAAGACGCTGAGAGAATCCGGAAACTCAAAGAATCTTGCGATTTCACCGTTTACACGCCTGGCAGCAACGCCGGAACTCCTGTTTCGATCTTGAAATCTTTTGCAGCACCAGCGCGTGAAATCCAGGAAGACTCCGAGCTTGTACGCGACAAAATCACAACAACAGCGACAAGCTTGTTAAGCCTGCTTGGCATGGATGCGAATCCGTTGACCAGCCGCGAGCATATTCTGCTCTCGACGATTTTCGATCTTGGCTGGAAGCAGGGAGACCTGGACCTTCCGGAAATCATTCACCAAATTCAGACGCCCCCCGTTACGAAAATCGGTGTCATCGACCTCGAGTCCTTTTTTCCGGCAAAGGAGCGATTTGCATTTGCCCTGTCGATCAATCATTTGCTTGCTGCGCCCGGTTTTGACGTCTGGTTTCAAGGGGAACCCCTGAATGTTGAAAGTTTGCTGTTCACATCCGATGGCAAACCACGCGTATCGATTTTTTCAATTGCTCACTTGAACGATGCCGAGCAGATGTTCTTCGTCACTCTTCTGTTGACGCAAGTGCTCGGATGGGTGCGCACACAACCAGGGACCAGCAGCCTTCGGGCCATACTTTACATGGATGAGATCTTCGGCTATTTTCCACCCGTGGCGAATCCTCCTTCCAAGCAACCGGTCCTGACTTTGCTCAAGCAGGCGCGGGCGTTTGGATTGGGAGTTGTCCTTGCGACGCAGAATCCCGTTGATCTTGATTACAAAGGTTTGGCAAATGCAGGAACATGGTTTATCGGGCGATTGCAAACAGAACGGGATAAGGCAAGGTTACTGGAAGGTCTCGAAGGGGTCGCTGCTGGCGGACAATTGTTCGACCGGGCCGGGATGGAACAGGTGCTTGCGGGACTTAGCACCAGAATTTTCTTGATGAAGAACGTCCATGAACAGGAACCGGTGCTGTTCGAATCGCGTTGGGCTTTGTCTTATCTTGCGGGTCCACTCACGCGCGCGCAAATTCAAAAGTTAAAAAAACCTTTAAGGGCGCAAACTGTCGAGGTTGTGGCAGCGCCAGCCAGTCCGTCTTCAACGGTTGCGGCGGCTGCAGAACGTCCGGTCCTTCCACCTGAAGTCACGCAGTACTTCTTGCCGATCAGAGGCTCCGATGCTGCCGTCTATGCTCCAAAGCTTTGGGGCAGCGCAAAAATCTTCTACGCGGACGCAAAAGTTGGAATCGCGGCGGAACAGGAAATCTCCTTGCTGAATGATTTCAACGCAGATTGGGACAACTCCGAACGGATGGATGTAGCTGAAGGGGATCTCGATAAATTTCCTCCGCTGGATGCGGCTTACGCTGATCTACCACCGGAGGCTGCATCACCAAAAAGCTACGCTGTATGGAAGCGCTCGTTTGCTGATTGGCTATTTCGTACGCAGAGTCTGAAGTTGTTCAAGAGTAATCTGCTGGGGCAGATTTCCAGACCTTCTGAAACCGAAAAGGACTTTAGAATCCGTTTGCAGCAAGCAGCGCGCGAAGAAAGAGATCGCCAGATTGAAAAACTCCGGCAGAAATACTCGGCTCGGATTGCTTCGCTGCAGGATCGAATTCGTCGCGCCGAGCAAACTGTCGAACGTGAAAAGCAGCAGGCGCAGCAGCAAAAAGTTCAAACAGCAATTTCCTTTGGTACCACAGTTCTCGGCGCTCTGTTCGGGCGCAAGAAACTTAGTACTTCTACGTTAGGAAGGGCAACTACTGCGGCTCGCGGCATGGGCCGGTCGATGAAAGAAACTCAGGACATTGCCAGAGCCGAGGAGTCGGTAATGGTCCTGCAGAAGCAGCTGGCCGATCTGGAAGAACAATTGAAAATAGAAGCTCGCGAGCTGGAAACGCGTATCGATCCGCAAACCGAAACTTTTCAGACCGTTGAAATGCGTCCGAAGAAAATAAACATCTCCGTGAAGAATGTTGCGCTCGCCTGGGTTCCGCAGCAATCGGACAAAAACGCTTAA
- the asd gene encoding aspartate-semialdehyde dehydrogenase, with amino-acid sequence MKRIPVGILGATGSVGQKFVELLQDHPWFEISALAASERSAGKRYADSVPWIQQTPLASNIANMQIRNCEPDLPCRIVFSGLDSSVAGELEITFADAGYYVLSNSRNHRMDPDVPLLVSEINSDHLQLLERQTYKGAILTNPNCSATGLVLALKPLLDCFGLEAVHVVTMQALSGAGFPGVSSLSILDNVIPFISGEEKKVETEPLKILGRYKNGSIRNLDLKISAQCNRVSVFDGHTECVSVKLSRTISEQEIIREWNDFSGEPQELKLPSAPERPIHYLPEKDSPQPRLHRNVEKGMAVTIGRLRPCSLFDYKFVLLSHNTIRGAAGGAILNAELIVKKRIFPHDLDI; translated from the coding sequence ATGAAACGGATACCTGTTGGAATTCTAGGCGCAACTGGAAGCGTGGGCCAGAAATTTGTTGAGTTGCTGCAGGATCACCCCTGGTTTGAGATTAGCGCGCTGGCGGCATCGGAGCGTTCTGCCGGCAAACGGTACGCAGATTCCGTCCCATGGATACAACAAACGCCCCTTGCTTCAAACATCGCGAACATGCAAATCCGAAACTGCGAGCCGGATCTTCCGTGCCGGATTGTCTTTTCCGGTTTGGATTCCAGTGTTGCCGGTGAATTGGAAATCACTTTTGCCGATGCCGGATATTATGTGCTTTCCAATTCCAGGAATCACCGCATGGATCCGGATGTCCCCTTGCTTGTTTCAGAGATCAACAGTGACCATTTACAACTTTTGGAGAGACAAACTTATAAAGGAGCGATCCTCACCAATCCCAACTGCTCTGCCACGGGACTTGTCCTTGCGTTGAAACCTTTGCTGGATTGTTTTGGATTGGAAGCAGTTCATGTTGTCACGATGCAGGCCCTGTCCGGTGCGGGATTTCCCGGTGTTTCCAGCCTGTCTATTCTGGACAATGTGATCCCGTTCATTTCCGGTGAAGAGAAAAAGGTCGAAACAGAACCCTTGAAGATCCTGGGGAGATACAAGAACGGATCCATCCGCAATCTGGATCTTAAGATCAGCGCGCAGTGCAATCGCGTTTCCGTTTTTGACGGTCATACAGAATGCGTATCTGTGAAGCTCTCGCGAACGATTTCTGAACAGGAAATCATTCGAGAATGGAATGACTTTTCAGGCGAACCTCAGGAGCTGAAGCTGCCATCGGCGCCGGAAAGACCAATTCATTACCTTCCTGAAAAAGATTCGCCTCAGCCACGTTTGCATCGTAACGTGGAAAAGGGAATGGCTGTGACAATTGGCAGGTTGCGTCCCTGCAGTTTATTCGACTACAAGTTTGTGCTTCTTAGCCACAACACAATTCGCGGGGCAGCCGGCGGAGCCATACTGAATGCAGAATTGATCGTAAAGAAAAGAATCTTTCCGCATGATCTCGACATTTGA
- a CDS encoding DUF72 domain-containing protein produces MTPKIWIGTSGFSYPEWKGSFYPEDLPSKKYLSFYANQFPTTEVNNSFYRTPNTKTVEGWYNEVPAEFSFTLKLNQRITHMKKLQNVNEEMDFFLDVASQLNEKLGTILVQLPPYFRKNTAALEEFVAAYAKKARLAFEFRHASWMDVEVYTILRNHNCAWGVVEAEEQEAIREITADFVYMRLRKGDYTKEELQVWADWIKAQSVEVYCYLKHDEKAPVLAKQLRETIFQ; encoded by the coding sequence ATGACTCCCAAGATTTGGATCGGCACGTCCGGTTTCTCCTATCCGGAATGGAAAGGCTCCTTTTATCCGGAGGATCTACCTTCAAAAAAGTATCTTTCCTTCTACGCGAACCAGTTTCCGACCACCGAAGTCAACAACAGTTTCTACAGAACGCCAAACACAAAGACGGTCGAGGGCTGGTATAACGAAGTTCCAGCAGAATTTTCTTTCACATTAAAACTGAATCAAAGAATCACGCACATGAAGAAATTGCAAAACGTGAACGAAGAGATGGATTTCTTTCTGGATGTTGCTTCCCAGCTGAATGAAAAACTGGGAACAATCCTGGTGCAACTTCCTCCCTATTTCCGGAAAAATACAGCGGCATTAGAAGAGTTTGTTGCTGCTTATGCGAAGAAAGCCCGTTTGGCTTTTGAATTTCGTCACGCATCCTGGATGGACGTGGAAGTATACACCATTTTGCGGAACCACAATTGCGCGTGGGGAGTTGTGGAGGCGGAGGAGCAGGAAGCAATTCGGGAAATCACTGCAGACTTTGTTTATATGCGTCTGCGGAAAGGAGACTATACGAAAGAAGAATTACAGGTATGGGCTGATTGGATCAAAGCTCAATCAGTAGAGGTTTATTGTTACCTCAAGCACGATGAAAAGGCTCCGGTTCTTGCAAAACAGTTGAGGGAGACAATATTTCAATAA
- the amrA gene encoding AmmeMemoRadiSam system protein A, producing the protein MFDSSQKTILLKLARDAIRTYLETQKEIAPSVEEFLKEPGAAFVTLKIDEELRGCIGSTDGSEPLGKTVIHCAISAAFRDPRFPPLSVEEYPFVDLEISVLSAFRRVANPEEVIAGTHGIMLTRDYHRGLLLPQVAVEYDWDRDTFLSFTCRKAGLEPDAWKDPDTIIEIFTAEVFGEKD; encoded by the coding sequence GTGTTTGATTCTTCCCAAAAGACTATTCTGCTAAAACTGGCGCGCGATGCAATCCGGACCTATTTGGAAACCCAGAAAGAAATTGCTCCATCTGTTGAAGAATTCTTGAAAGAGCCCGGTGCCGCCTTTGTCACGTTAAAAATTGACGAAGAACTCCGCGGCTGCATCGGTTCAACCGATGGATCGGAACCACTGGGAAAGACTGTCATTCATTGCGCGATCTCAGCCGCATTTCGTGATCCCCGATTCCCGCCCCTCAGTGTCGAAGAATATCCATTCGTGGATCTGGAGATCTCGGTGCTTTCTGCATTTCGACGGGTTGCAAATCCTGAAGAAGTGATTGCCGGCACTCATGGAATCATGCTCACACGCGACTACCACCGCGGTCTGTTGCTTCCGCAGGTCGCTGTTGAATACGATTGGGACCGCGACACGTTCCTGAGTTTTACTTGCAGAAAAGCCGGCTTAGAACCTGATGCATGGAAAGATCCCGATACCATCATTGAAATCTTCACCGCCGAAGTCTTCGGCGAGAAAGACTAA
- a CDS encoding GlsB/YeaQ/YmgE family stress response membrane protein yields MGFWDLIGALIIGLLVGLVARFLLPGRDPMGCLATSLIGVAGGFVGGMISRAIWGAPAPGKYAHPGFLVSLAGAILVLILVRILRR; encoded by the coding sequence ATGGGATTTTGGGATCTGATTGGAGCTTTGATCATTGGGTTGCTTGTTGGGTTAGTCGCGCGGTTTCTTCTTCCTGGGAGAGATCCGATGGGATGTCTGGCGACATCGCTGATTGGAGTCGCGGGTGGATTTGTCGGGGGTATGATCAGCCGGGCAATCTGGGGTGCGCCGGCTCCGGGAAAATACGCGCATCCCGGCTTTCTCGTGTCATTGGCCGGCGCGATCCTCGTGCTAATTCTCGTCCGTATCCTCCGCAGGTAA